The nucleotide sequence CCCGCTTTACTTACCGCGCCCCACCGGTATTCTGTCGAGGAAAAGATGGGTACCATTTCCGAACTGCTCGTCGAACGTTCGGATATCTCCTTTGAAGAATTGTTTTCTACGGTCAAGCCGGAGAAAGCCGAGATAGTAGCCGTCTTTCTGGCGATGTTGGAACTCTGTAAACAGAGAATTGTATCCATCCGCCAGCATAAAACTTTCGGCGAAATCCGTATATTCTTGGTGGGAGAACCGTGGAACGCGACAAAGCCGGCTTAAAAGGACTGATAGAGGCGCTGCTTTTCCTTTCCGGAGAACCGCTGAAACTAGCCAGTATTGCAAAATCCATAGACTGCGAAAAACAGGAAGCTCGTGATATACTCGACGAGCTGATCTTGGATTACCAAGAGAAGGACGGAGGTTTTGTTCTTAGAGAAATCGCAGGCGCATATCAATTCTCCACGAACGAAAAATATTCCGAAATTTTAGCAAAGCTCTTCAAAGAGAAGAAGAGAGAACAACTTTCGCGTTCTAGCTTGGATACTTTGGCGATCATCGCTTATAAACAACCCATCACATTATCCGAAATAGACGATATTCGTGGGGTTTCTTCCAGAGCCATGGTAACTTCTCTTATTTCCAAAAAACTGGTAAAACCGGTGGGTAATAAGGAAGTTCCCGGACGACCGGCGTTGTACGGTACCACGAAGGAATTTTTGATACATTTTGGATTAAATAAACTGACCGATTTACCTGCTCCTGTGGAAGTGAAGGAATTAAAATTCGAAAACCTGGATGATTTGATAGAGAATGGCCAAGAATGACGACAAACTGAAAGAGTTTAGGGAAAAGATCGATTCCCTGGACAAAGAAATCGTAAAGGCTATCCAGGCCAGAGCTGAAATCGCCTCCGAGATCGGAGAGATCAAAAGACAGAATAACGAGCCTATCTACCGTCCTGACAGAGAAAAGGACGTATACGAAAAGATCCTTGGACTGAATGGAGGGCCGCTTCCGGATAAAGTGCTTCTTGCCATTTATAGAGAGATCATGTCCGGCTCTTTTTCCGTGGAAAAAGGTTTGAAGATCGGTTATCTGGGACCGGAAGGATCTTTTTCTCACCAAGCGGTTCGCGCCAGATTCGGGACTTCCGTGGAGGCTACCGAATTTCCTTCCATTCCGGAAGTGTTTCGCGCAGTGGAAACGGATAAGGCGGATTACGGAGTGGTCCCTGTGGAAAATTCTTCCGAAGGACTTGTGAACTCCACTTTAGATCAGTTCTTAGTGTCCGATCTAAATATTTATTCTGAAATTTATCTGAAGATCCATCTGAACCTTCTAGGATTCGAACACGATCTTTCCAAGATCAAAACTTTATATGGGATCAAGATCGCAAATTCGCAGTGCCGAAATTGGATCGCTGCAAACCTTCCACATGTGGAAGTTTCTGAAACTCCTTCTACTTCCAGAGCGGCCAGCATCGTAGCGGAAAAGAAGGAGGCATGCGCCGCAGTAGCTTCCTCGATTGCCGCTGAAATTTACGGTCTGGATCTGGTCCGAGAATCCATTGAGGATATGTCGGACAATACTACAAGATTTTTGATCATAGGCAAAAACCAATGTCCCCCTACCGGAAACGATAAGACCTCCGTTGTATTCTCCATTCCGGATAAGCCCGGATCTTTATATAATGTCTTAAAACCGATCTTCGATAAGGGGATCAATATGACCAAAGTGGAGTCCAGACCGACAAGAAGGACTTCTTGGGAGTATAACTTCTTCATAGATTTTTTAGGTCATAAAAAGGACCCTCAAATAGAAGAGGTCCTTAACGTATTAAAAGAAAACACAATCTACCTCAGGATTTTGGGATCCTATCCGATCTCTCCACCTAACCCGTGAAAATCGAATTTTCTAGAATCCTGATTTATGGTCTGGGAATGATGGGTGCCTCCCTCTCTTTGGCCTTACGAAAAAAGAACTCTTCCGCGGAGATCGTGGGAGTGGTAGGATCACCTTCCAGTAAAGAAAAGGGGATACGGCTCAAATCAGCGGATCGAATTTATACCGCAGAGGAATTTTCCAAATCTCCCGATTGGGAATCCTATAATCTGATCGTTTTCGGAGTTCCGGTCAATACGACAGTGGAAGTGATCTCCAAACTTCCTTCCGGGTTTAAAGGTCTTTTGACGGATATGGGCTCCACTAAACAAGAGATTGTTCATGCGGTGGAGTCGGTTCTGACGGGAGAGCACCAATATATTTCCTCTCATCCAATGTGCGGTTCAGAAGAATCCGGCTTGGAATTCGGAAATGCGGACTTATATGAGAACAGGCTTTGTATTTTGACCAGGCCCAAAGGTGCGACTGATGCGGCCTTTGCCGAGATTGAAAAATTTTGGAAATTTTTAGGAATGTCTACCACGGAAATTCCTGCAAAGGATCATGATAAGATCCTATCCTATGTGTCCCATGTTCCTCATTTGATCTCTTCTCTTATGACAAATTGGGTTTGGGAAAACGGGTGTGTGAGGGAATTCACCCAAAATTCCCCTTTACCTTTGACAGGCGGTGGGTTTAGGGACATGACACGCATTGCAGGTTCGAATCCTAAGATGTGGTCACCGATCTTTTCTTCCAACCAAGAAGAGATCTATAAGGCGCTTTTGGATTATAAGGATAGATTGGATAAACTTCTTTCGGAGTTGGATCCCCAAAAGCCGCTCGACCTAAAACATTGGGAGTCCTTCATGGAAAAATCTCGTATCGATAGGGACGCAATTTTAAAGAAACAAAATGATTCCAAGAATCCTTAGTTCTACCGGAAAAGAGATCACAGTTCCGGGAGACAAATCTCTTTCTCATAGAAGCGTATTATTCTCCGTATTGTCTAAAGGGACCTCTCATGTTTCCGGATTTTTGGAAGCGGAAGATCCTTTAAATACGATGAAAGCTTTCACCCAACTCGGATTGAAGGTGGAGAAAATTTCCAAGGGAGAATATGTTTTTACAAGTCCCGGTAAAAATTCGCTCCAATCACCAAAAGGAGTTTTAGATTTCGGAAATGCGGGAACCGGGATCAGATTATCCGCAGGATTACTTTGCGGGATACAGGGAATTAAGGCTACATTAACGGGAGATCATTCCCTCCAAAAAAGACCGATGTCCCGTATTATAAAACCTTTAACTTCTATGGGAGCGTCCATCTCCGGAAAGGATGATAAGGCTCCTTTAGAAATCATAGGAAAAAAACTATCTAACTTTCATTACAAAAGCCCGATCGCTTCGGCTCAAGTGAAATCCTGTCTGATGCTCGCAGCAATGGCTTCCGAAACTTCTTTGGAATACGAAGAGGATATTCTCTCTCGCGACCATACGGAGAATATGTTCCGGTTTTTAGGAAACAAACTGACTTATCTTTCACCCACTCATTTTAAAATGGAACCCCCTTATACTTTCGAAGCGAAAGAATTCAAGGTGCCGGGCGATATTTCCTCTGCCGCATTCTTTTTGGTGCTCGGAGTTTTATTAAAAGAAGGTTCCGTTCTTGTGAAAAATGTGGGATTAAACCCTTCTCGTATAGGGATCTTACACGCGCTCGAGGCAATGGGCGCAAAAATTATTGTCCACAATAAAAGGATAGAATGCGGGGAACCCGTAGGAGATCTGGAAGCGGTCTCTTCTAATTTACGTTTTTCTGAAATTAAAGAAGAATGGATACCTTCTCTCATCGATGAGATCCCGATCTTGACCATCGCGGGCCTTTTTGCTAAAGGCGGATTTACGATCCGTCATGCGGAAGAACTTCGCGCAAAAGAATCGGATCGAATTTCCGCCATGGTGGAAAATCTCCGAAATTTGGGGATCACGGTACATGAATATCCGGACGGGTATGAAATCCCTGAAATCGGTTCCACCGTACATTCTTCGGAACTTTCTTCCTGGCTTTCCGGAAACCCGGTGAATATTTTTACGAAGATGGATCATCGAATCGCAATGAGTTTTATGATCCTCCAAGCGGTGAGTGGTTTGGAAATTCGCCCGGATGAAACTTCTTGGATAGAAACTTCCTTTCCGGGATTCGAATCGTTACTGGAAGGTTTTGTACAATGACGGAAAATGTGATCGCTTTAGACGGCCCCGCCGGAACGGGAAAGAGCACAGTCGCTCGAGAACTTTCCAAAAAACTCGGATTCGAATATTTGGATTCCGGCGCATTCTACCGAGCGTTAACTCTTCATATTTATAGGATCTACAAATCCAAAAATTCTTCGATATCTTTTTCGGACTGGTTGTCCGGTAAGGAGCTCCTGCCATTGACCCACGGAGTAAAAATTTTCTGCGAATTTTCGGAAGCAGGGGAGAATCATATCTTCCTAAATGGAGAAGATGTTTCCGCCGAGATCAGAACTGCGGAGATCACAAGAGAGATCAAATACATCGCCGACAAAGCGGTCTTTAGGGAATTCGTAAATTCTCAATTGAGAAAACTTTCCGAGACTCATCGTTTGGTTATGGACGGTAGAGACATAGGTACCCACGTATTTCCGGACGCCCGTTACAAATTCTTTTTGACAGCTTCTTCCAGAATTCGGGCCGAAAGAAGATACAATCAGTTATTAGAGCAAGGGATCCGTTCGGATTTGGACGAAATCGAAAAAGAGATCGTGGTCCGGGACAAATCCGATATGGAAAGGGAAATCGCCCCCCTCCGGAAAGCGGAGGATGCAATCCTCATTGACACAGATAACCTGCCAAAAAATAGTGTAATTAGTAAGATCCTTGGGTGCCTAGAGCCTGGCATTTATAACGATTCGCACTAATCCCAATCAAACACCGAGTAATTCAATCCGTATGAGTAGCCAACAAGACAAGTCCACTTTTGCAGAAGTTTTCAAACAGTGGGAAGAAAAGAAAAACGACGAAGCTGAAATCCGCAAAGACCAAGTGGTCGAAGGTAAAGTCGTATCCGTAGACAATGATAATGTCTATGTGGCAATCGAAGGATTGAAACAAGAGGGAAGAATTCCTCGTTCCGAATTCGACGAAAAACCGGAAATCGGATCTTTAGTTACCGCACTTGTAAAAAGAAAAGAGTCCACGGACTCCGGATGTGTTCTTTCTAAAAAAGAAGCCGACCAAAGAAAAGGTTGGGAAGTCGTTAAGGACGCATTCAAAAATAATTACCAAGTCAGCGGACGTTTGGTAAACGAGATCAAAGGAAAAGGTTACATCGTTAACGTAGAAGGTTCCGAACTTTTCCTTCCTGCTTCTCAGCTTAGTTATAAATTCTCCGAAGGAGAAAATTACAAAGGTGTGGAACTCGATTTCAAAGTGATCGAGATCAATGAACGCACCCGCTCCGGAGTCGTTTCCAGAAAAAAACTTCTAGACGAAGTGAATAATGAGAAATGGGACGCTCTCGCAGAAAAAATTAAAGTAGGGGACAAGGTTAAAGCAACCGTTTCCAAAATTGCAAGCTTCGGAGTTTTCTGCGATTTAGAAGGAGTTGTTGGACTCCTCAGACAAAGAGATATCTCTTATAAAAAATTCGCACCATTCAAACAATACTTCACCATCGGACAAGAAATTGAACTCCAAGTTCTTGAGATGGAGAAAGAAAATAATAAACTCGCACTTGGTCTCAAACAACTGTACGAAGATCCTTGGGTCTGGGCAAAACGTTCCTTGGAAAAAGACATGGTCATCCGTGGAACAGTTACTTCGCTTACTAATTTCGGCGCCTTCGTAGAATTGAAAGAAGGTTTGGAAGGATTAATCCATACCTCCGAATTGACCTGGGCGAAAAAACCTCCTCATCCAAAAGAACTTCTGAAAAAAGGCCAAGAAGTAGAAGCTCTAATCTTAGATATCGATTTCGAAAGCAGAAGACTTTCTCTCGGACTCAAACAACTTCAGCCGAATCCTTGGGACGCTTTAGGTCCGGAAGTTAGAGTGGGCAATGTTCTGACAGGAAAAGTTACCGGTATCACTAAATACGGCGCGTTCGTAGAAGTGGAAAACGGTATTGAAGGACTGATCCATATCAGCGATATCACTTGGGATGAAAAACAAAAGAACCCGACTTCTCTACTGAAAAAAGGGGAAGAAGTTAAATACATTATCTTAGACATCAATTTCGACGCACAAAGGATTTCTTGCGGATTAAAACAACTGCAAGAACATCCTTATGAAGCATTAAGAAATCGTTATCCGATCGGTTCGGTAGTCCAAGGAAAGATCAAAAGTATCGTGGACTTCGGTATGTTCGTGGAAATCGAACCAGGTTTCGAAGGGTTGGTTCATATCTCCGAGATCCCCGGTGGAAAAGATACTAATTTGGCCGAGTCTTATAAGCCAGGCGATATCGTAAAATGTGCAGTAGTTAAGATCGATTCCAAAAACAAAAAGATCTCGCTGTCTATCAAGGATTTCGATAAGGCTTTAGAAAGAGAAGAAATGGCGAAGTATTTGAAAACTTCCGACACTCCTTCCAGAGAAAGTTTAGGCAGCTTTATCAATTCTTCCTTAAAGTAAGGACGACTCTCGGAGTTTTCGATGAAACGATTCGAACCTAAAACCGGTGCATCTATTACGGATATCGATCCGTACCCGGGTCTTACCGGCGCAGAAAGATTTTTTGCAATTTTATTCTCCAAAATTGGAGAGAATAAAAAGCAGGTTTTATTCGGAATCGGCGTTTTATTCGTAACCGTACTAACTGTCGTTAGCTGGAATGAATATAGAGCGGAACAATTCCGCAAAGGAACTCTTGCCATCGAAAAATTGGAGAAGGAACTTTCTCTTTCCCCAATGACGGAAATCACGGATAAAATTAAAAAATACGAAACTATTGCTTCTACCTATAGTTCCCCTTCTTTAGATATCAGACTTTCCAAAACTTTGGGAGATCTTTATGCTAAAAACGGTGAATATCAAAAAGCGGCAGAGAAGTTAGAATTTGCGGGTAAAAAAATCGACGAACTTCCAGAAGTGAAGGCTTACTATTTTTTTATCGCAGGGAATTACAGAGAAAGTGCAAACCAACTCGCGGAAGCTGAGTCCGATTACGGAGTTTCCGTATCCCTTTTAAGCAATCGTAAGAATGTAGCGGGATTTTACGCTTGGAGTCTATACCAAGCGGGTCGCTTGAAACTTCAAAACGGCAAAAAAGAAGAAGCGGTCGATCTATTAAAAAAAGTTTTAGAACAAGATATCCCT is from Leptospira sp. WS58.C1 and encodes:
- the scpB gene encoding SMC-Scp complex subunit ScpB gives rise to the protein MIEALLFLSGEPLKLASIAKSIDCEKQEARDILDELILDYQEKDGGFVLREIAGAYQFSTNEKYSEILAKLFKEKKREQLSRSSLDTLAIIAYKQPITLSEIDDIRGVSSRAMVTSLISKKLVKPVGNKEVPGRPALYGTTKEFLIHFGLNKLTDLPAPVEVKELKFENLDDLIENGQE
- the cmk gene encoding (d)CMP kinase — translated: MTENVIALDGPAGTGKSTVARELSKKLGFEYLDSGAFYRALTLHIYRIYKSKNSSISFSDWLSGKELLPLTHGVKIFCEFSEAGENHIFLNGEDVSAEIRTAEITREIKYIADKAVFREFVNSQLRKLSETHRLVMDGRDIGTHVFPDARYKFFLTASSRIRAERRYNQLLEQGIRSDLDEIEKEIVVRDKSDMEREIAPLRKAEDAILIDTDNLPKNSVISKILGCLEPGIYNDSH
- the aroA gene encoding 3-phosphoshikimate 1-carboxyvinyltransferase codes for the protein MIPRILSSTGKEITVPGDKSLSHRSVLFSVLSKGTSHVSGFLEAEDPLNTMKAFTQLGLKVEKISKGEYVFTSPGKNSLQSPKGVLDFGNAGTGIRLSAGLLCGIQGIKATLTGDHSLQKRPMSRIIKPLTSMGASISGKDDKAPLEIIGKKLSNFHYKSPIASAQVKSCLMLAAMASETSLEYEEDILSRDHTENMFRFLGNKLTYLSPTHFKMEPPYTFEAKEFKVPGDISSAAFFLVLGVLLKEGSVLVKNVGLNPSRIGILHALEAMGAKIIVHNKRIECGEPVGDLEAVSSNLRFSEIKEEWIPSLIDEIPILTIAGLFAKGGFTIRHAEELRAKESDRISAMVENLRNLGITVHEYPDGYEIPEIGSTVHSSELSSWLSGNPVNIFTKMDHRIAMSFMILQAVSGLEIRPDETSWIETSFPGFESLLEGFVQ
- a CDS encoding 30S ribosomal protein S1, with the translated sequence MSSQQDKSTFAEVFKQWEEKKNDEAEIRKDQVVEGKVVSVDNDNVYVAIEGLKQEGRIPRSEFDEKPEIGSLVTALVKRKESTDSGCVLSKKEADQRKGWEVVKDAFKNNYQVSGRLVNEIKGKGYIVNVEGSELFLPASQLSYKFSEGENYKGVELDFKVIEINERTRSGVVSRKKLLDEVNNEKWDALAEKIKVGDKVKATVSKIASFGVFCDLEGVVGLLRQRDISYKKFAPFKQYFTIGQEIELQVLEMEKENNKLALGLKQLYEDPWVWAKRSLEKDMVIRGTVTSLTNFGAFVELKEGLEGLIHTSELTWAKKPPHPKELLKKGQEVEALILDIDFESRRLSLGLKQLQPNPWDALGPEVRVGNVLTGKVTGITKYGAFVEVENGIEGLIHISDITWDEKQKNPTSLLKKGEEVKYIILDINFDAQRISCGLKQLQEHPYEALRNRYPIGSVVQGKIKSIVDFGMFVEIEPGFEGLVHISEIPGGKDTNLAESYKPGDIVKCAVVKIDSKNKKISLSIKDFDKALEREEMAKYLKTSDTPSRESLGSFINSSLK
- a CDS encoding prephenate dehydrogenase, with protein sequence MKIEFSRILIYGLGMMGASLSLALRKKNSSAEIVGVVGSPSSKEKGIRLKSADRIYTAEEFSKSPDWESYNLIVFGVPVNTTVEVISKLPSGFKGLLTDMGSTKQEIVHAVESVLTGEHQYISSHPMCGSEESGLEFGNADLYENRLCILTRPKGATDAAFAEIEKFWKFLGMSTTEIPAKDHDKILSYVSHVPHLISSLMTNWVWENGCVREFTQNSPLPLTGGGFRDMTRIAGSNPKMWSPIFSSNQEEIYKALLDYKDRLDKLLSELDPQKPLDLKHWESFMEKSRIDRDAILKKQNDSKNP
- the pheA gene encoding prephenate dehydratase, whose protein sequence is MAKNDDKLKEFREKIDSLDKEIVKAIQARAEIASEIGEIKRQNNEPIYRPDREKDVYEKILGLNGGPLPDKVLLAIYREIMSGSFSVEKGLKIGYLGPEGSFSHQAVRARFGTSVEATEFPSIPEVFRAVETDKADYGVVPVENSSEGLVNSTLDQFLVSDLNIYSEIYLKIHLNLLGFEHDLSKIKTLYGIKIANSQCRNWIAANLPHVEVSETPSTSRAASIVAEKKEACAAVASSIAAEIYGLDLVRESIEDMSDNTTRFLIIGKNQCPPTGNDKTSVVFSIPDKPGSLYNVLKPIFDKGINMTKVESRPTRRTSWEYNFFIDFLGHKKDPQIEEVLNVLKENTIYLRILGSYPISPPNP
- a CDS encoding tetratricopeptide repeat protein; this translates as MKRFEPKTGASITDIDPYPGLTGAERFFAILFSKIGENKKQVLFGIGVLFVTVLTVVSWNEYRAEQFRKGTLAIEKLEKELSLSPMTEITDKIKKYETIASTYSSPSLDIRLSKTLGDLYAKNGEYQKAAEKLEFAGKKIDELPEVKAYYFFIAGNYRESANQLAEAESDYGVSVSLLSNRKNVAGFYAWSLYQAGRLKLQNGKKEEAVDLLKKVLEQDIPSPSEEYKAVRELATYLLLKSSQGN